A segment of the Trifolium pratense cultivar HEN17-A07 linkage group LG7, ARS_RC_1.1, whole genome shotgun sequence genome:
ttaagcagattacatgaggttcatctacatcctaagctatcctagatcctacctccaaagaagcttagctcctcatctccattcgttcgcgtcctagcttcaacgtcatggcttgtgaatccatgctatcgatgtgcttggagctatcctctggagtcttgaatcccaatcttgaagtttctaaacccagaatgtagatcaaaattgcagaattttccaaccccctaacagaattatgcagaaaccatatatactgaaagcaaccacgccgcgcgccagatctaccacgccgcgcgtggttgcagatccatcaactacgccgcgcgtgataacggtatcacgcggcgcgtgatcaagtcagagagcaatcttcttcttgaacaaggcttcacgccgcgcgtggtcaggtatcacgccgcgcgtgatcagagtgaaaatcttggctccctgtgatctccatcacgcggcgcgtgatgggctacgcccccagcgtagtgaaaatcatccatttcctgcaatttttcctgttttcttgcaaaacaagtaatcaagcttatgattagatttctcttatatttattgctaaaaacctactaaaatgcatctaatgttgctaaaataggcatggattagagagtgtgacgatccgtcatcacacAGCTTGTAACCTTTCACACCCTCGGGATAACCAATGAAAACACACTTCACAGCTCTAGCATGAAGCTTATCTTGCCTGACATGTGCAAATGCTAAAGCTCCAAAGACTTTCAAGTTAGAGTAGTCTGCCGGCTTGCCACTCCAAACCTCCATAGGTGTCTTTAGATCAATTCCTGTTGATGGACATCTGTTGATCAAATatgcagcagtgttaactgcCTCTCCCCAGAAACTTTTGGGTAATCCAGCTCCCAACAGCATACATCTCACGCACTCCAGCAAGGTCCTGTTCATCCTTTCAGCCAGACCATTCTGCTGCGGTGTGTATGCAACGGTTCTATGCCTCTTTATACCTAGTTTCCTGCAAAACTCATTAAATTGCTCTGAAACAAACTCCAGGCCATTGTCAGTTCACAACACTTTCAGTTTAGTTcctgtttgattttctattaagGTATGCCATTCCTTAAAATTTTCAAAGGTGTCACTTTTGTTCTTTATTATGTGAACCCATACCCTTCTAGAATAATCATCAATCATAGTAAGAAAATATGAACCTCCCCCATGAGTGGAAACAGACGCTGGACCCCAAAGGTCCGAGTGAACATACTCAAATGGTCTACTAGAATTATGCACTCCCACCCCAAACTTCACCTTGTGTTGTTTGCCTAATGTTTAGTTATCACAAAATTctagtttgttcaatttttcttgtCCTAGCAAACCTTGTTTAGCTAGTTCAACTAAACCCCTCTCGCTGACATGCCTTAACCTCAAATGCCATAGTTTGGTTATATCTGCAGCCTCTACACTAGTTACTAATGCATTAGAAATAACAGTGGAACCTTCTAAAATATAAAGACCATTAATTTTAGACCCTTTAGCAATTACTAATGCACCATTTGAAATTCTCATTACCCCACGTTCAATTCTAGTACAATACCCTAGACTATCAAACATGCTTATGGAAATCAAATTTCTCTTAAGTTCGGGAATATAcctcacattcttcaaaagGAAATCACGGTCATCAAACATTTTGAGACGGATagtacccataccttgaaccttgcaCGCCTTATTGTTACCGAGACGGACAACTCCACCTTCTTTAAATTCCAAGGTTTCAAAGTACTCCTTTCTTGGACAAATGTGATATGAGCACCCTGAGTCCATGACCCAGCTTTTCTCAGGTTCCCAACTTGTAATTGTTAGTGCTCTGCACTCTCATAACCTTCCTCCTCACTAGCGGCAATTTGAACTGACGAACTACCACCACCCCTTCTCTCGGgacagtccttcttgaagtgacctggttcatgacaatggTAACATTTGAACTTGCCACCACCATCACCCTTTGCCCTAGACTTGGACCTGTGTTTCTTCCCTTTTCCTCTCCCTTTGTTTTCACTTCTCCCCCTTGCAATATTCAAGCCTTCTCCACTATCATCAATTTTCATATCTCTGAGTTTAGTCAACTCCTTGGTTCTCAAGGCCGATTGGACTTCATCCAAGGTGATAGTGCCTTCTTTGCCATATAGCAATGCATCCTTGAGATTGTCAAGAGACTTGGGAAAAGCACACAACAGGTGAAACGCTttgtcctcatcttccagattcacatcaatgttcgccaaatcgtcaataattttattgaactCCGATAGTTGTTCCATTACCGACTTATTCTCCACCATACGAAAGAAAAACaaccgttctttcaaacactgcttatgtgccaaagacttcgtcatatacaacgcatcaagcttggtccacatagccacaactattttttctttcgcTACTTCTCTCAACACCTTATCCCCAAGGCACAAAATAATCGCACTCAGTGCTTTATTATTCATCTCGGTCTTTTCTGCTGGTGTCAAAGTAGCAGGCATGTGTGCCTCTCCTAAAAGCGCCTCATCACACTTCTGTTGAGTTAATATTGCcctcatcttcaccttccacaacccaaagtcgttactcccggtgaacttctcaatgtcccacttagaacccatgatacttaattcgtttgatcctttgccccacggtgggcgccaattgttgtgaattcgattaaatcacaccaataataatcttgatgtgtggagcaaatacgattaagcaatcaaataagCGAAcgacaataataatcacaaataatgataaacggcgagaaaaaaaaaaggacacaataaattgtttacccagttcagtcaatgtgacctactctgggggagagagcagctctccgttccactatcaaactttgttccttgattacaatgagattctcaaaagagttacaagaaaatagagttatcctatttctacccttttcccaaatctcttcccgtgaccaagagatttcaatgaaagtgtttcccaaggtgatagaatgattACCCAACCCTAGAGTGTTTACAAGATGTTTCTCTTATAACCCTAGTATGTATGTTGGcctcagaaaccctaaaaacaacttaaaaatcagaaaaaacgcattgcctataaataggctCGCGCAGGCTGCGCCTCGCGCAAACCTCACTGCGCCTCACGCAGGAGGCAGTGGCTAAAGCTCCACCTGCATATCACAGCTGCGCCTCGCGCAGAATATCCTGCGCCTCGCGCAGGAGGCAGCAGCTTAACTTGTTTTTTTCTGATCATAATTTCAAGGCAATTACAACACTTGGCATGATATTAGCTTTGTTCATAATGTTGAACACTTTCGCCAAGAGTTTGAGATGAGAAGTATCAAAGAGCACTTTTTTTGTTCCTAGGGGAAAGAGAGGTTTTCCAACCTCTTCAATGGTTGTTTTGGCAGTTGTATACCGCCATACAAATGAAGGCCAACAATGGCAAGTTTTAAAAATTCAGCGATTGTCTTAGGGTTTAACTCTATTTCTTTACCTTTAACAAATGACTTAATACAACTAAGCTCAGGATAGCATTTAGCTCTAAAATAAAAGGCTTGTATTAGTCTAGGATAAAATATTTCGTTGATTTAAAGAAAAGAAGTCCAACCTTGAAAATCAGTGAAGGACTTAATTTTTAAGaacatctccaatggtgtagtacctattagatacttaaggtacttattaggtactaccattggagtaccacccatttgagtacctattaggtactacttttaaaataagAACATTTTCTCTCCTCTTGGACCcaccttatttttcattaaaatatttttttcatgagcctactttattttatatattcaatttaaattaatagtacaaaaacacaatttttttttgtacatcacAAAAGCACAATTTTAATGCCAACCATATAGACGTTGGTGCAATATTCGGTAAATAGAACCCAATATAATATGGGGTATTATTTAGCCGATGATATTTATCCACAATGAGCTACACTTGTCAAGACAATTCTAATGTCACaaggagataaaagaaaattgtttgccCAACATCAAGAAGCAGCAAGAAAGAACGTGGAGCGTGCATTTCGAGTGCTTCAATCTCGATTCGCAATTGTATGTGACCCGATGCGTAATTGGCACATGGAtactgaaattctggtatcactagaatgatgttgcctaggatgtcccaacaactactttatgattaatgttgtttcttttgttggcacatcttatataacatataaaaactgacagaaaataaataaatgacacaagtaattgttaacccagttcagccaactgcctactctgggggataccaatccaggaaggaaatccactaatagctctagttactaagacctccagcaaaccctaggatttacgccttacactaagacctccagcaaacccctggtttacgtcttataacctcgacactactcatgcaacttcttcctaggaactcctagacatgagatcccatctcacttccactcacacaacacaacctgtgttgattatacaatgttaagaatgatgtggcgacaacttgccaagacaacacttcacttttgcttaaaagcttcaagtgaatcacacacggtaaactccgtacttcaaagcttaggagtaaccttaaaataacaaacttacttcttaactcgtgttatagaatccacaagcaagaattacaatcaaacaataaaagactcaacaaagactcaatatgtgaactaatatttttcaatgagatatctattcttgagcttggtcttcgtatatataatgattaggcacgctcctctttcttcacaaatgctcagacgctccttgagaatcataaagaatgatctgatactttttcaatcttcattaaggatatatcaagactttccaaaagtgtttaaaggactttatgtgataggataagtcatccagctatctcattaagtttgtcttatccttaaaactcctaATCAGATCagatctccattgagcgtgctctttaagtggatttccataaatagcagatgctctcataaatgcgcgagatttccttgaataaatatgatgttgtaacatgttatccaacatcttgttagaatatttgttttagcaaaattaagccaattcaaatatccaacaatctccccctttggcaaattttggctaaaacaatttcaggccattacctttgagagatataaaaagcgcaatccttcaaatcaccatggtcacacaaaagaaggaatgttagagcatcatttaaacaaaatttcacataagtgaaaaatatatgcatcagaggcagcagcagcggagttatcatcaaaaagcctcgagcaaaataaaacgtggtatcagagcaaaacatatatcatatgtcatatgtcatcaaaggtgttgtgacatatgggagcacactttctagcacatgttcgtccaatcagggcagcatccattctgTAGCAacctccccctgacttcatcagcttgtgcatcatctcagggtaaaaaaattttactccccctgaatacttgcttactgctacttaaaaacatgtcataacaaaggACACagcaacatgtagcagaaacaaacaaatcaaagtactactccccctttttagccacaaaatgtgccaaaacaggaaagttaagtacccaaagtgcagaattaaaagtacagaccatgcactcagaaggtgctaaaatccagggcacaaacaacccacaaaccaaataacaaagtgcagtaaaaaaaacattaaacagattacaaaatcattcatcatcactactgtcagaggcttcatcctcatctgtagcagtagcataaccttcatcctcatctgcattgttttgatcacctgtagcagccacatttgcactagctttcacaggtacctcatcagcttccaatccttcaatcatcttcaagaacacattcttcctttcctcaagctcagcctgctgtttatcaatgtcctgacattgaaccttcaAACTAGCAATAATTtcccttttggtcataacaccagctccagcagcagatgtcccaacatgatcagtaacattgtgattaccaaaaagcttatgatgaaaagtaaagccagattcccttttcttgggagtgtcagtcacagtcttaatgtctggatattgggccaaaatgattccacatagcaaagatggaaatgctattggcatcttcacagcagttgatctaatatgcttaatggtttgatcaaaaataaaggttccatagtcataatcaaacttggttcctacagcatatataaatctacccaggtttgtagcaacattggttgcatgcttggttggcacccaatttgttgaccctatcctattgaggatggcatatttgacattcaatttactcgtgggtatcagcttctttgtaggccagaccttaaccttaccaccagttatctcagcactcacaacatcattagcaacctctaattcagccttaggttctacagacctacctaagtaGTTATTTATGACAACAGGAGAAAatttgatacatttacctctgacaaaaactttatggtagtccttgctcagtgggttatcacattcttcagggatgttcaccagaaattctttcacaagcagctcataACATGGACTGaaatcacagactgtcttcatcagaccagcttccttgatgtattcaaagatgtcttgacatttgagagcatctttggacagttccctttcaacagccaatctcctttggtaaatatagtcccatctcagtgcaaaggcagcacgatggaaggaaatgttatcacagggggcttcttcaacaccttgtggagccttcttcacagtagTCTTTTTAGGATTGGCAGAGGAGATGTTaacaacatcttcagcaacatcatagtctgagtcactagatgactccttctttctcttcagagtttccttcttcttggcaggaggggagagaaccttgctccaacctttgactggtccaacaccttttgttttcactcttggtgcaggagtcttgcttgcagtggccacagccttccctgtacagcttctcaatctctttgttataccaccagttgatttttcagcagtcttggtggtgacataatcatcaacatctactacaactttttctttctcagcttctgcaggcttgtcagcttcaacctcttgctcatctgtagggatggattggttgctctcttcagattgagtTTCCTCTTCATCAGCAGAAACTCCTTCATCAGCAATTTCAGTCTCTTCATCTGAGGTTTCAGATGTTGtgacagttgtctcaacatcttttgcAGCAtcagtttccttcacaggttcttcctcagcggtttcagtttcttcatcttctctcaAGGATGTCTCAACATCCTTCATCACAACTTCTTCTGTTTCCACAGGGGCTGATTTTTCAGTTACCATTTCAGCAAGAGTTGGTGATTTATCAGCAATGTCAGACTCAACTTCTGTATGGGTGTTTTCAATCTCCGTTTCAACAGGCATAGAATTAAGATCTCTCTTTTCAGCTTCAGACCCCAATTTTTCTAGACTAGGGTTATCACCGGTTGACACGATTGTTTCAACAACATCAGACACAGTTTTGGGGTTTACTTCAGTTGCTTTctcagatgtgttaacattcgaatcaaaaaccaaatcagacatagacagaGCAAACTTAGACTTGTagtctcttctctttcttttagaacttcctttactagatttaGCAATTTTAGCAGTAGAAAGAGAGATATCATCGCCTACCTCAGAAGTTCCCTTCTTCTCAACagtttttccttttccttgCTTCTCAGCGTCATTGGATTGAACTTTGGGTTTGGATGCATGAACAACTGTAACGGGGACCGCGTCCTTGATAATCTTTGAGGGATCGATTTTTGTCTTTGATCGAGTAGACCGTCCGGTTTTAGTGGTTTGtgaagattcagacatgttttgataatttttgaagGTTGAGAAGATGGATAGATGGAGTTTGATGATCAAagtgagagaatagggtttgcaGACAAAGGttagaatttggaagaaaaacaattgaatgcgtgtgatgatgtatttaagggaagtttgtaatgatttccctaaattagcgtgcattgaatgatgggagagaaaacggtttccttttgcacgccacaactgcagtaactgctatgcttcttcatgcaggcaaattcccaatttgccccttaaaaattcaaactgattagcatcaagcgcctttgtaaaaatgtcagctagctgttcacttgtaccaatgt
Coding sequences within it:
- the LOC123896462 gene encoding uncharacterized protein LOC123896462, whose product is MSESSQTTKTGRSTRSKTKIDPSKIIKDAVPVTVVHASKPKVQSNDAEKQGKGKTVEKKGTSEVGDDISLSTAKIAKSSKGSSKRKRRDYKSKFALSMSDLVFDSNVNTSEKATEVNPKTVSDVVETIVSTGDNPSLEKLGSEAEKRDLNSMPVETEIENTHTEVESDIADKSPTLAEMETDAAKDVETTVTTSETSDEETEIADEGVSADEEETQSEENEDKAFHLLCAFPKSLDNLKDALLYGKEGTITLDEVQSALRTKELTKLRDMKIDDSGEGLNIARGRSENKGRGKGKKHRSKSRAKGDGGGKFKCYHCHEPGHFKKDCPERRGGGSSSVQIAASEEEGYESAEH